In Nicotiana tabacum cultivar K326 chromosome 17, ASM71507v2, whole genome shotgun sequence, one DNA window encodes the following:
- the LOC107801509 gene encoding single myb histone 6 isoform X4 has product MANGLGSRHQVSRHQGRVVSKSVQPKQKHDDNSLLVSTAVENDTEVLDPKPLASSGDALEDVGCEKTICRLDDLILEAIAKLKEPHGSRRNAILSYIEEWYTAPPNFERLLAANLKALTDKGRLIKVRHQYRIAPSRLSSGTKGGHLSFLMDGKEDSTMIEKNEIRIRTKAQIDVELEQMKSMTAEEAAAAAAQAVADAEAAIAEAERAARIAEAAEAEAEAAQCFHEVTLKALQHQTIPV; this is encoded by the exons ATGGCAAATGGTTTGGGGTCTCGGCATCAAGTGTCTCGGCATCAAGGGAGGGTTGTCTCTAAAAGTGTCCAGCCTAAGCAGAAGCATGATGACAACTCCTTGCTTGTTAGCACCGCAGTTGAGAATGATACAGAAGTTCTTGATCCTAAACCTCTTGCATCGTCTGGTGATGCACTGGAGGATGTTGGTTGTGAAAAGACAATTTGTAG ATTGGACGATCTTATATTGGAGGCAATAGCCAAATTGAAGGAACCGCATGGATCTCGTCGAAATGCAATTTTGTCTTACATAGAG GAGTGGTACACGGCACCTCCAAACTTTGAAAGACTGTTGGCAGCAAATTTGAAGGCGTTGACTGATAAAGGAAGACTGATAAAG GTAAGGCATCAATACAGGATTGCGCCGAGTAGATTATCATCTGGTACCAAGGGAGGCCATCTCTCTTTTCTTATGGATGGAAAGGAGGATTCCACTATGATAGAAAAGAATGAAATTAGAATACGGACTAAAGCACAAATTGATGTGGAGTTAGAGCAGATGAAGAGCATGACTGCAGAGGAGGCTGCTGCAGCTGCTGCACAAGCAGTTGCAGACGCTGAAGCTGCCATTGCTGAGGCGGAACGGGCAGCAAGGATTGCAGAGGCGGCTGAAGCAGAGGCAGAGGCAGCACAGTGTTTTCATGAAGTTACATTGAAGGCATTGCAGCATCAAACTATCCCTGTCTG
- the LOC107801509 gene encoding single myb histone 1 isoform X2, producing MGAPKQKWTSEEEASLKAGVAKYGVGKWSTILKDPEFATVLRSRSNVDLKDKWRNLHVMANGLGSRHQVSRHQGRVVSKSVQPKQKHDDNSLLVSTAVENDTEVLDPKPLASSGDALEDVGCEKTICRLDDLILEAIAKLKEPHGSRRNAILSYIEEWYTAPPNFERLLAANLKALTDKGRLIKVRHQYRIAPSRLSSGTKGGHLSFLMDGKEDSTMIEKNEIRIRTKAQIDVELEQMKSMTAEEAAAAAAQAVADAEAAIAEAERAARIAEAAEAEAEAAQCFHEVTLKALQHQTIPV from the exons ATGGGTGCACCAAAGCAGAAGTGGACATCAGAAGAAGAAgcttcccttaaagctggtgtaGCAAAGTATGGGGTTGGAAAATGGAGCACCATACTCAAAGATCCAGAGTTTGCTACTGTGTTGCGCTCTCGCTCAAATGTGGATCTGAAG GATAAATGGAGAAATCTACATGTCATGGCAAATGGTTTGGGGTCTCGGCATCAAGTGTCTCGGCATCAAGGGAGGGTTGTCTCTAAAAGTGTCCAGCCTAAGCAGAAGCATGATGACAACTCCTTGCTTGTTAGCACCGCAGTTGAGAATGATACAGAAGTTCTTGATCCTAAACCTCTTGCATCGTCTGGTGATGCACTGGAGGATGTTGGTTGTGAAAAGACAATTTGTAG ATTGGACGATCTTATATTGGAGGCAATAGCCAAATTGAAGGAACCGCATGGATCTCGTCGAAATGCAATTTTGTCTTACATAGAG GAGTGGTACACGGCACCTCCAAACTTTGAAAGACTGTTGGCAGCAAATTTGAAGGCGTTGACTGATAAAGGAAGACTGATAAAG GTAAGGCATCAATACAGGATTGCGCCGAGTAGATTATCATCTGGTACCAAGGGAGGCCATCTCTCTTTTCTTATGGATGGAAAGGAGGATTCCACTATGATAGAAAAGAATGAAATTAGAATACGGACTAAAGCACAAATTGATGTGGAGTTAGAGCAGATGAAGAGCATGACTGCAGAGGAGGCTGCTGCAGCTGCTGCACAAGCAGTTGCAGACGCTGAAGCTGCCATTGCTGAGGCGGAACGGGCAGCAAGGATTGCAGAGGCGGCTGAAGCAGAGGCAGAGGCAGCACAGTGTTTTCATGAAGTTACATTGAAGGCATTGCAGCATCAAACTATCCCTGTCTG
- the LOC107801509 gene encoding single myb histone 1 isoform X1 yields MEHHTQRSRVCYCVALSLKCGSEGTRHNNVVKSCLVILWEAYLAGWILLGQDKWRNLHVMANGLGSRHQVSRHQGRVVSKSVQPKQKHDDNSLLVSTAVENDTEVLDPKPLASSGDALEDVGCEKTICRLDDLILEAIAKLKEPHGSRRNAILSYIEEWYTAPPNFERLLAANLKALTDKGRLIKVRHQYRIAPSRLSSGTKGGHLSFLMDGKEDSTMIEKNEIRIRTKAQIDVELEQMKSMTAEEAAAAAAQAVADAEAAIAEAERAARIAEAAEAEAEAAQCFHEVTLKALQHQTIPV; encoded by the exons ATGGAGCACCATACTCAAAGATCCAGAGTTTGCTACTGTGTTGCGCTCTCGCTCAAATGTGGATCTGAAGGTACCAGGCATAACAACGTTGTCAAATCTTGTCTTGTCATTCTGTGGGAAGCTTATTTAGCCGGCTGGA TTTTGCTTGGGCAGGATAAATGGAGAAATCTACATGTCATGGCAAATGGTTTGGGGTCTCGGCATCAAGTGTCTCGGCATCAAGGGAGGGTTGTCTCTAAAAGTGTCCAGCCTAAGCAGAAGCATGATGACAACTCCTTGCTTGTTAGCACCGCAGTTGAGAATGATACAGAAGTTCTTGATCCTAAACCTCTTGCATCGTCTGGTGATGCACTGGAGGATGTTGGTTGTGAAAAGACAATTTGTAG ATTGGACGATCTTATATTGGAGGCAATAGCCAAATTGAAGGAACCGCATGGATCTCGTCGAAATGCAATTTTGTCTTACATAGAG GAGTGGTACACGGCACCTCCAAACTTTGAAAGACTGTTGGCAGCAAATTTGAAGGCGTTGACTGATAAAGGAAGACTGATAAAG GTAAGGCATCAATACAGGATTGCGCCGAGTAGATTATCATCTGGTACCAAGGGAGGCCATCTCTCTTTTCTTATGGATGGAAAGGAGGATTCCACTATGATAGAAAAGAATGAAATTAGAATACGGACTAAAGCACAAATTGATGTGGAGTTAGAGCAGATGAAGAGCATGACTGCAGAGGAGGCTGCTGCAGCTGCTGCACAAGCAGTTGCAGACGCTGAAGCTGCCATTGCTGAGGCGGAACGGGCAGCAAGGATTGCAGAGGCGGCTGAAGCAGAGGCAGAGGCAGCACAGTGTTTTCATGAAGTTACATTGAAGGCATTGCAGCATCAAACTATCCCTGTCTG
- the LOC107801509 gene encoding single myb histone 1 isoform X3, with product MSLLSVLLGQDKWRNLHVMANGLGSRHQVSRHQGRVVSKSVQPKQKHDDNSLLVSTAVENDTEVLDPKPLASSGDALEDVGCEKTICRLDDLILEAIAKLKEPHGSRRNAILSYIEEWYTAPPNFERLLAANLKALTDKGRLIKVRHQYRIAPSRLSSGTKGGHLSFLMDGKEDSTMIEKNEIRIRTKAQIDVELEQMKSMTAEEAAAAAAQAVADAEAAIAEAERAARIAEAAEAEAEAAQCFHEVTLKALQHQTIPV from the exons ATGTCTCTTCTGTCTG TTTTGCTTGGGCAGGATAAATGGAGAAATCTACATGTCATGGCAAATGGTTTGGGGTCTCGGCATCAAGTGTCTCGGCATCAAGGGAGGGTTGTCTCTAAAAGTGTCCAGCCTAAGCAGAAGCATGATGACAACTCCTTGCTTGTTAGCACCGCAGTTGAGAATGATACAGAAGTTCTTGATCCTAAACCTCTTGCATCGTCTGGTGATGCACTGGAGGATGTTGGTTGTGAAAAGACAATTTGTAG ATTGGACGATCTTATATTGGAGGCAATAGCCAAATTGAAGGAACCGCATGGATCTCGTCGAAATGCAATTTTGTCTTACATAGAG GAGTGGTACACGGCACCTCCAAACTTTGAAAGACTGTTGGCAGCAAATTTGAAGGCGTTGACTGATAAAGGAAGACTGATAAAG GTAAGGCATCAATACAGGATTGCGCCGAGTAGATTATCATCTGGTACCAAGGGAGGCCATCTCTCTTTTCTTATGGATGGAAAGGAGGATTCCACTATGATAGAAAAGAATGAAATTAGAATACGGACTAAAGCACAAATTGATGTGGAGTTAGAGCAGATGAAGAGCATGACTGCAGAGGAGGCTGCTGCAGCTGCTGCACAAGCAGTTGCAGACGCTGAAGCTGCCATTGCTGAGGCGGAACGGGCAGCAAGGATTGCAGAGGCGGCTGAAGCAGAGGCAGAGGCAGCACAGTGTTTTCATGAAGTTACATTGAAGGCATTGCAGCATCAAACTATCCCTGTCTG